The DNA sequence CGCAGTGTGGCTCGTGGCGACTACCCGGTCCTGGCGGCCAAAGGCGTCGAGGTCATGCGTGGTGATCTGGCCGATGACGATGTCGCCGCACAGGCAGTTCGCGACTGCGACGGTGTGTTTCATGTCGCCGCCAAAGCGGGGGTGTCCGGTTCGGCCGCCGATTACGAACGGTCGAATGTGCTCGCCACCCACCGGGTCGTCGAAGCCGCCAAAGCCGCCGGAATCGAACGCCTTATATATACGTCTACGCCGAGCGTGGTCCACGGCGGGGGAGACGTCGAAGGGGTCGACGAATCGGCCCCCTATCCCGACCACTTCACGGCCCCGTATCCCGAGACGAAAGCCCGGGCCGAACGCTTCGTGCTCGGCCAGGCCGACGACCGTCTCGGTACGGTGGCGATCCGCCCCCACCTCGTATGGGGTCCGGGCGACACCCAACTCGTCCCGAGGATCATCGAACGGGCCCGGGCCGGCAAGGTCCGGTTCGTCGGCGACGGGATGAACATCGTCGACACCACGTTCATCGACAATGCCGCCGCCGCCCACCTCGCGGCCTTCGATCGGCTGGCACCGGGCGCCCCTATCTCGGGCAAGGCCTACTTCATTGCCCAAGACGAACCGCGACCTATCCGCGACATCGTCAATGACCTCCTTGACGCGGCCGGCGTTGCCCCGGTCACCAAAACGATTCCGCCTGCCGTCGCCTACGCGGCCGGGTCGGCGGCAGAATGGTTCTTCACCCGGTTCCGCCCCGACGAAGAACCGCCCATGACTCGCTTCCTGGCCGAACAGTTGGCGACGGCTCACTGGTTCGACCTCACCGCCGCCCGCAGGGATCTTGGCTACTCGCCGGAGGTTTCCTTCCGGGAGGGGGTCGAACGACTGAGGGCTTCCTACGCATAGTGCTGATCACTTCGGGGTTATCCCCAGAATGTCGGATTCTGTCTGGTTGCGACTACGAAGAGTGATGGTCTCCCACGGAACTAGGTCTAGTTACATGAAGGTGATTCCAGGGCCTTTCTACCGGGT is a window from the Acidimicrobiia bacterium genome containing:
- a CDS encoding NAD-dependent epimerase/dehydratase family protein produces the protein MKVLVTGGGGFVGGAVIDQLLARGWHVRSVARGDYPVLAAKGVEVMRGDLADDDVAAQAVRDCDGVFHVAAKAGVSGSAADYERSNVLATHRVVEAAKAAGIERLIYTSTPSVVHGGGDVEGVDESAPYPDHFTAPYPETKARAERFVLGQADDRLGTVAIRPHLVWGPGDTQLVPRIIERARAGKVRFVGDGMNIVDTTFIDNAAAAHLAAFDRLAPGAPISGKAYFIAQDEPRPIRDIVNDLLDAAGVAPVTKTIPPAVAYAAGSAAEWFFTRFRPDEEPPMTRFLAEQLATAHWFDLTAARRDLGYSPEVSFREGVERLRASYA